Sequence from the Gloeocapsopsis dulcis genome:
GCTAGAAAATTAAGTCTAAAGTCTTACGAGCTTTATCTTTGCGATTCAGAACGTCGCAGTTCAGAATTGGTTTTATTACCCCGCATGAAAAATAATGCTGTACCAATGAATCCCCAGATACCTGCGGCTCCCATTAAGATCAGTTGCAGTGGGGTGAGGTTAGTTGAGCTAGTATTTGCTACACCAGAAACGCGACCTTCGGCTTCAGTTGCACTGTCTCCGCCAGCTGGCGCTTGATTACCTTCTATGGGAACATTGACAATACTGCCATGACCTGCCTGCCGTACTTGTACTGACCAATTACCTGACTGTGCGGAATCTGGTGTAAAGACAAAATTACCGTTCTTGTCTGTTGTTCCTTCTAGCCAAGGAGTAGCAGGGTCATTAGGAGCGTAAACTGTGACTTGGGCATCTACCATTGGTTCGCCAGTATCGTATTCAGCATTCACCTCAATGGCTTGGGTTTCTCTGGCTTGCATTCTGACACCATGAGCAATCGCTCTAGTTGATGCGCCAAAAACTGAAATAACGACAAATGGGATGATGATTTTCCACCTAAAATTCATAATTCTGTTCTAAATTTATCCAACTTGGATTAATAGCTGCTAGGGTGATTAATTAGTTAATCAATCTAGTAACGCGGGAGAAAATG
This genomic interval carries:
- a CDS encoding carboxypeptidase-like regulatory domain-containing protein — encoded protein: MNFRWKIIIPFVVISVFGASTRAIAHGVRMQARETQAIEVNAEYDTGEPMVDAQVTVYAPNDPATPWLEGTTDKNGNFVFTPDSAQSGNWSVQVRQAGHGSIVNVPIEGNQAPAGGDSATEAEGRVSGVANTSSTNLTPLQLILMGAAGIWGFIGTALFFMRGNKTNSELRRSESQR